From Rhododendron vialii isolate Sample 1 chromosome 10a, ASM3025357v1, the proteins below share one genomic window:
- the LOC131304860 gene encoding potassium transporter 8-like, whose translation MALRHPAMDVEGWNRGNPIKKESWRTVLTLAYQSLGVVYGDLSTSPLYVYKSTFAEDIQHSESNEEIYGVLSFVFWTLTLIPLLKYVFIVLRADDNGEGGTFALYSLLCRHARVSTLPNCQLADEELSEYKKVGDKSPGSSLKSTLEKHRVLQRMLLVLALIGTCMVIGDGVLTPAISVFSAVSGLELSMSKEHHQYVEVPVACIILVFLFALQHYGTHRLGFLFAPIVIAWLACISAIGVYNIIRWNPHVYKALSPYYMYKFLKKTQRGGWMSLGGILLCITGSEAMFADLGHFSQLSIKIAFTFVVYPALILAYMGQAAYLSRHHIIENYYHIGFYVSVPEPIRWPVLALAVLAAVVGSQAIITGTFSIIKQCSALGCFPRVKIVHTSPNIHGQIYIPEINWTLMVLCLAVTIGFRNTKHISNAAGLAVITVMLVTTCLMSLVIVLCWRRNVFIALCFILFFGSIEALYFSASLIKFLDGAWVPIALSLIFLVIMHVWHYGTVKKYEFDVQNKVSINWLLSLSPNLGIVRVRGVGLIHTELVSGIPAMFSHFVTNLPAFHQVLIFLCIKSVPVPHVRPEERFLVGRIGPKGYRIYRCIARYGYRDIHKDDVEFEKDLIFSIAEFIRFDQPDCNIEDDERMTVVGTSSTNTECVKMREGDGENSSEMEETLELREIMPPEKPRKRVKFLLPESREIGTSAREEMQELMEAREAGLAFIMGHCYVRAKSGSCLIKRVVINLGYDFLRRNSRGPAYALGVPHASTLEVGMIYHV comes from the exons ATGGCTCTGAGACACCCTGCAATGGATGTTGAAGGATGGAACCGCGGCAACCCAATCAAG AAGGAATCATGGAGGACAGTCTTGACTCTAGCTTATCAGAGCTTAGGTGTGGTATATGGGGATTTAAGCACTTCACCTTTGTATGTATACAAAAGCACATTTGCAGAGGACATTCAGCATTCAGAGTCTAATGAGGAGATATATGGGGTGTTGTCTTTTGTTTTCTGGACATTAACCCTTATCCCACTGCTTAAGTATGTGTTTATAGTGCTTAGAGCTGACGATAATGGTGAAGGGGGTACTTTTGCTTTGTATTCTTTGCTATGCCGCCACGCCCGGGTTAGTACTTTGCCCAATTGCCAGCTAGCTGATGAGGAGCTATCGGAGTATAAGAAAGTTGGAGATAAGAGCCCCGGTTCAAGCCTAAAATCAACATTGGAGAAACATAGAGTGTTGCAAAGGATGTTGCTTGTTTTGGCTTTGATTGGAACTTGTATGGTTATTGGAGATGGAGTCCTTACACCTGCAATATCTG TGTTTTCAGCGGTTTCAGGGTTAGAGCTTTCCATGTCAAAAGAGCATCACCAAT ATGTAGAAGTCCCAGTTGCTTGTATCATATTGGTATTCTTGTTTGCACTCCAACATTATGGGACGCATCGATTAGGATTCCTTTTTGCACCTATTGTGATAGCATGGCTTGCATGCATCAGTGCTATTGGTGTATACAATATCATCCGCTGGAATCCCCATGTTTACAAAGCACTCTCTCCTTACTACATGTACAAGTTTTTGAAGAAGACCCAAAGGGGAGGTTGGATGTCCTTGGGTGGGATTTTGTTGTGTATAACAG GTTCAGAAGCAATGTTTGCTGATCTAGGACACTTTTCACAGTTGTCCATCAAG ATTGCTTTCACCTTTGTAGTTTACCCGGCCTTGATCCTTGCATATATGGGGCAAGCAGCTTATCTTTCCAGGCACCATATTATTGAAAACTATTACCACATTGGATTCTATGTATCAGTACCTG AGCCAATACGATGGCCTGTTCTAGCATTAGCCGTACTTGCAGCAGTTGTGGGAAGCCAAGCCATCATCACCGGGACTTTCTCCATTATCAAACAGTGTTCTGCTTTGGGTTGCTTCCCAAGGGTCAAAATAGTACACACCTCACCCAATATTCATGGCCAGATCTACATTCCGGAGATCAACTGGACTTTGATGGTGTTATGTTTGGCTGTTACTATTGGTTTCAGAAACACAAAACACATAAGCAATGCAGCAG GTTTGGCGGTTATAACTGTTATGCTGGTAACCACCTGCCTAATGTCTCTGGTTATTGTCCTTTGCTGGCGCAGAAATGTATTCATAGCCCTTTGCTTTATATTATTCTTTGGTTCCATAGAAGCGCTCTACTTCTCAGCTTCACTCATCAAGTTCCTTGACGGTGCATGGGTGCCTATTGCTCTCTCACTTATCTTCCTAGTAATCATGCATGTTTGGCACTACGGAACTGTCAAGAAATACGAATTCGATGTCCAAAACAAGGTTTCCATCAACTGGCTACTGAGCCTTAGTCCTAACCTTGGAATCGTGCGGGTCCGTGGCGTTGGCCTTATACACACTGAACTTGTATCCGGTATTCCCGCCATGTTCTCTCACTTTGTCACCAATCTCCCCGCTTTTCACCAGGTTTTAATCTTCCTATGCATCAAATCAGTTCCAGTGCCTCATGTAAGACCCGAGGAAAGGTTTTTGGTTGGAAGAATTGGCCCGAAAGGGTACCGGATCTATCGGTGCATAGCAAGATACGGATACCGCGATATTCACAAGGATGACGTGGAGTTTGAAAAAGACCTTATATTTAGTATCGCGGAGTTTATTCGGTTTGACCAGCCAGATTGCAATATCGAGGACGACGAAAGGATGACTGTCGTCGGAACTTCTTCAACAAACACAGAATGCGTAAAAATGCGCGAAGGAGATGGCGAGAATTCTTCTGAAATGGAAGAGACTTTAGAACTGAGGGAGATAATGCCGCCTGAGAAGCCGAGGAAGAGGGTGAAGTTTCTTCTGCCGGAGAGTCGCGAGATCGGCACGAGCGCACGAGAGGAGATGCAGGAGTTGATGGAAGCAAGGGAGGCAGGGCTGGCCTTCATAATGGGGCATTGCTATGTGAGGGCAAAGAGTGGTTCATGTTTGATCAAAAGAGTTGTGATTAATTTAGGGTATGATTTCTTGAGGAGGAACTCAAGGGGGCCAGCCTATGCATTGGGTGTTCCTCATGCTTCCACTCTAGAGGTTGGGATGATTTACCATGTCTAG
- the LOC131304861 gene encoding uncharacterized protein LOC131304861 isoform X1: MGRHWVMLLLILAILFSGSSSASVAPPAKIVSGVVSNVVSALIKWLWSLKSTPKTEVSSSRSMMKFEGGYTVETVFDGSKLGIDPYSVEVSPFGDLLVLDSENSNVYKISTPLSRYSRPKLIAGSSEGYTGHVDGRPREARMNHPKGITADDRGNIYIADTENMAIRKISDAGVVTIAGGKWSRGGGHVDGPSEDAKFSHDFDVVYIGSSCSLLVVDRGNQAIREIQLNEDDCTYQNDGNLHLGIAVLVAAGFFGYMLALLQRRVAAMFSSHRDPEPSMRKGIPPPPYQIPPKSVRPPLIPNEDEYEKAEEGLFGSMGKLFLNTGSSMVELIKGKKKPLHNHIQQHYHQPTKHSNTWPVQESYVIPDEDEPPPLETRTPPKRKNYPFVTNEMENSRHQFKQNRSFQGGWNGSVHHHHQQHHQRHYSTGPETYYEQSCEKKEVVFGAVQEQDGRRGAVVIKALDYGDPVYNSHNIRSRYNYMGYSYGY, from the exons ATGGGGAGGCACTGGGTGATGCTACTCCTCATTCTTGCGATTTTATTTTCTGGGTCTTCATCAGCTTCCGTCGCACCTCCTGCAA AAATTGTTAGTGGGGTTGTTTCAAATGTAGTCTCTGCTCTAATTAAATGGCTATGGTCACTAAAATCTACCCCTAAAACAG AGGTTTCTTCTAGCCGTTCGATGATGAAATTTGAAGGAGGATACACGGTTGAGACAGTATTTGATGGGAGTAAACTTGGAATTGATCCGTACTCTGTTGAAGTGTCTCCATTTGGGGACCTTCTGGTTCTGGATTCTGAAAATAGTAACGTTTACAAGATTTCAACTCCCTTGTCTCGAT ATAGCCGTCCCAAACTCATTGCTGGATCATCTGAAGGGTACACTGGGCATGTAGATGGGAGGCCAAGAGAAGCTCGGATGAACCACCCAAAAGGCATTACTGCCGATGACAGAGGAAATATCTACATCGCAGACACTGAAAATATGGCAATCAGGAAGATCAGTGATGCAG GGGTGGTGACTATTGCAGGAGGGAAGTGGAGCCGAGGAGGGGGTCATGTGGATGGTCCAAGTGAAGATGCAAAGTTCTCACATGATTTCGATGTGGTTTACATTGGGAGTAGCTGCTCTCTTTTGGTTGTGGACAGAGGAAACCAGGCAATTCGAGAGATCCAACTCAATGAAGATGATTGCACGTACCAGAACGATGGGAATCTCCACTTAG GGATAGCAGTACTTGTTGCGGCTGGATTTTTTGGTTATATGCTGGCCTTGCTGCAGCGAAGAGTCGCAGCTATGTTTTCATCCCATAGA GATCCTGAACCGTCAATGAGAAAAGGCATACCACCCCCACCTTATCAAATACCTCCAAAATCTGTCAGGCCCCCGTTAATTCCAAATGAAGATGAATACGAGAAGGCAGAAGAAGGCTTATTTGGTTCAATGGGTAAGCTTTTCCTCAACACAGGCTCATCCATGGTTGAATTAATCAAGGGTAAGAAGAAACCTCTCCACAATCACATCCAACAGCATTACCATCAACCAACCAAACACTCAAACACATGGCCCGTACAAGAGAGCTATGTGATTCCAGATGAAGATGAGCCCCCACCTCTAGAAACTAGAACGccaccaaaaaggaaaaactacCCATTTGTGACCAACGAAATGGAGAACAGCCGCCACCAATTCAAACAAAACCGGTCGTTTCAAGGCGGGTGGAATGGGAGTgttcatcaccaccaccaacagcATCACCAGAGGCATTACTCAACTGGGCCTGAAACTTACTATGAGCAAAGTTGTGAGAAAAAGGAGGTTGTCTTTGGTGCAGTTCAGGAACAGGACGGGCGTCGTGGAGCTGTTGTGATTAAGGCATTGGATTATGGAGACCCTGTGTACAATAGCCATAACATCCGATCGCGCTATAACTATATGGGTTACTCATATGGCTATTGA
- the LOC131304861 gene encoding uncharacterized protein LOC131304861 isoform X2, translating to MLSPVQFLRQVSPVTYQSSLDSRPKLIAGSSEGYTGHVDGRPREARMNHPKGITADDRGNIYIADTENMAIRKISDAGVVTIAGGKWSRGGGHVDGPSEDAKFSHDFDVVYIGSSCSLLVVDRGNQAIREIQLNEDDCTYQNDGNLHLGIAVLVAAGFFGYMLALLQRRVAAMFSSHRDPEPSMRKGIPPPPYQIPPKSVRPPLIPNEDEYEKAEEGLFGSMGKLFLNTGSSMVELIKGKKKPLHNHIQQHYHQPTKHSNTWPVQESYVIPDEDEPPPLETRTPPKRKNYPFVTNEMENSRHQFKQNRSFQGGWNGSVHHHHQQHHQRHYSTGPETYYEQSCEKKEVVFGAVQEQDGRRGAVVIKALDYGDPVYNSHNIRSRYNYMGYSYGY from the exons ATGCTGTCTCCAGTCCAATTCTTGCGCCAAGTCTCTCCGGTGACCTACCAAAGCTCTTTAG ATAGCCGTCCCAAACTCATTGCTGGATCATCTGAAGGGTACACTGGGCATGTAGATGGGAGGCCAAGAGAAGCTCGGATGAACCACCCAAAAGGCATTACTGCCGATGACAGAGGAAATATCTACATCGCAGACACTGAAAATATGGCAATCAGGAAGATCAGTGATGCAG GGGTGGTGACTATTGCAGGAGGGAAGTGGAGCCGAGGAGGGGGTCATGTGGATGGTCCAAGTGAAGATGCAAAGTTCTCACATGATTTCGATGTGGTTTACATTGGGAGTAGCTGCTCTCTTTTGGTTGTGGACAGAGGAAACCAGGCAATTCGAGAGATCCAACTCAATGAAGATGATTGCACGTACCAGAACGATGGGAATCTCCACTTAG GGATAGCAGTACTTGTTGCGGCTGGATTTTTTGGTTATATGCTGGCCTTGCTGCAGCGAAGAGTCGCAGCTATGTTTTCATCCCATAGA GATCCTGAACCGTCAATGAGAAAAGGCATACCACCCCCACCTTATCAAATACCTCCAAAATCTGTCAGGCCCCCGTTAATTCCAAATGAAGATGAATACGAGAAGGCAGAAGAAGGCTTATTTGGTTCAATGGGTAAGCTTTTCCTCAACACAGGCTCATCCATGGTTGAATTAATCAAGGGTAAGAAGAAACCTCTCCACAATCACATCCAACAGCATTACCATCAACCAACCAAACACTCAAACACATGGCCCGTACAAGAGAGCTATGTGATTCCAGATGAAGATGAGCCCCCACCTCTAGAAACTAGAACGccaccaaaaaggaaaaactacCCATTTGTGACCAACGAAATGGAGAACAGCCGCCACCAATTCAAACAAAACCGGTCGTTTCAAGGCGGGTGGAATGGGAGTgttcatcaccaccaccaacagcATCACCAGAGGCATTACTCAACTGGGCCTGAAACTTACTATGAGCAAAGTTGTGAGAAAAAGGAGGTTGTCTTTGGTGCAGTTCAGGAACAGGACGGGCGTCGTGGAGCTGTTGTGATTAAGGCATTGGATTATGGAGACCCTGTGTACAATAGCCATAACATCCGATCGCGCTATAACTATATGGGTTACTCATATGGCTATTGA